A part of Candida albicans SC5314 chromosome 2, complete sequence genomic DNA contains:
- the PLB4.5 gene encoding Plb4.5p (Phospholipase B; Hog1-induced; regulated by Ssn6; putative GPI-anchor; repressed during cell wall regeneration; clade-associated gene expression; Hap43-induced; rat catheter and Spider biofilm repressed), with translation MNLLISLLLLSISLVLGSSPSGGYAPGIVQCPINSNSNSSSSSSRNTTFSFIREADSISDLEKQWIKQRQLKVNKSLIEFLKSANLSNFNPQNFIDAKDYQGINLGLAFSGGSYRAMLNGAGQLMALDSRSSSSPSESGSGSGSLGGILQSANYIGGLSGSSWLLGSLAMQGWPTVEEVVFENPHDVWNLTSSRQLVNQTGLWTIVFPVMFDNMNKALSHMNFWDNNADGIKFDLEAKEKAGFETSLTDAWARGLAHQLFPKGKDNYGSSETWSDIRNIDAFANHDMPFPFVTGLGRKPGTTVYNLNSTVIEMNPFEFGSFDPSLNTFTDIKYLGTNVSNGVPVDSCVNGFDNSGFIVGSSSSLFNSFLNTLVCDNCNSLSSVIKWILKKFLTYLSKAHEDVALYKPNPFFNSQYAKSDNITTSDTLYVIDGGIGGEVIPLSTLMVKERALDIVFAFDSDTNTKTNWPDGSALISSYERQFSQQGSSSICPYVPDTKTFLEKGLTAKPTFFGCDAKNLTALEKDGVIPPLVVYFANRPYEYYSNVSTFDLTFTDEQKKGLIKNGFDVATRLNGTIDPEFKSCIACAVIRREEERRGIEQSDQCKKCFKNYCWDGTYASGPAENYVNFTDSSLTNGSTVFYGKADAKVSSSKGGLFGFLKRDTQNNDEKEEFIGVVRESNSDSLKLSKYLTIASLFALYLVIM, from the coding sequence atgaatttgctaatttctttattgcTATTAAGTATTTCCTTAGTATTAGGGTCATCTCCAAGTGGTGGATATGCTCCAGGAATCGTTCAATGTCCtatcaattccaattccaattcaagTTCAAGTTCGAGTCGGAATacaactttttcatttatccGTGAAGCCGATTCCATATCTGATTTAGAAAAACAATGGATTAAACAAAGACAATTAAAAGTTAACAaatctttaattgaatttttaaaatcagccaatttatcaaattttaatcctcaaaatttcattgatgCAAAAGATTACCAGGGGATTAATTTAGGTTTAGCATTTTCTGGTGGGAGTTATCGTGCCATGCTTAATGGTGCTGGTCAATTAATGGCATTAGATTCAagatcatcatcatctccTTCAGAGTCAGGATCAGGATCAGGATCATTAGGAGGGATTTTACAAAGTGCTAATTATATTGGTGGATTATCTGGTAGTTCTTGGTTACTTGGATCATTAGCAATGCAAGGATGGCCAACTGTCGAAGAagttgtttttgaaaatccCCATGATGTATGGAATTTGACTAGTTCTAGACAATTGGTCAATCAAACGGGATTATGGACTATTGTGTTCCCCGTCATGTTTGATAATATGAATAAGGCATTAAGTCATATGAATTTTTGGGACAATAATGCTGATGggattaaatttgatttagaaGCCAAAGAGAAAGCTGGGTTTGAAACTTCTTTGACCGATGCATGGGCAAGAGGTTTAGCTCATCAATTGTTTCCCAAAGGTAAAGACAATTATGGTAGTAGTGAAACTTGGAGTGATATTAGAAACATTGATGCATTTGCCAACCATGACATGCCTTTCCCCTTTGTTACAGGATTAGGAAGAAAACCAGGTACAACGgtttataatttgaattctaCTGTTATTGAAATGAATccatttgaatttggttCTTTTGATCCTTCATTGAATACATTTACTgatataaaatatttgggTACTAATGTTAGTAATGGTGTCCCCGTTGATTCATGTGTTAATGGTTTTGATAATTCTGGTTTTATTGTTGGATCTTCATCTTCCTTGTTTAATCTGTTTTTGAATACTTTGGTTTGTGATAATTGTAATTCATTGAGTTCTGTCATCAAATGGATACtcaaaaaattcttgaCTTATTTATCTAAAGCTCATGAAGATGTGGCTCTTTACAAACCAaatccatttttcaattcccAATACGCCAAATCGGATAATATCACTACCAGTGACACATTATATGTTATAGATGGCGGGATTGGAGGTGAAGTTATACCATTGTCTACATTAATGGTAAAAGAAAGAGCTTTAGACATTGTGTTTGCCTTTGATAGTGATACCAAcaccaaaacaaattggCCAGATGGATCAGCATTGATTTCAAGCTATGAACGTCAATTTTCTCAACAAGGGTCTTCTAGTATTTGTCCTTATGTCCCCGATACGAAAacatttttggaaaaagGGTTAACTGCAAAACCAACATTTTTTGGATGTGATGCCAAAAATTTGACTGCATTAGAGAAAGATGGTGTTATCCCTCCATTAGTGGTTTATTTTGCCAATAGACCTTAtgaatattattcaaatgTTAGTACATTTGATTTGACATTTACTGATGAACAGAAAAAGGGTCTTATCAAGAATGGATTTGATGTTGCCACCAGATTAAATGGAACCATTGATCCTGAATTTAAAAGTTGTATTGCTTGTGCTGTTATTagaagagaagaagaaagacGTGGTATTGAACAACTGGATCAATGTAAGAaatgtttcaaaaattattgttggGATGGTACTTATGCTAGCGGACCTGCTGAAAATTATGTCAATTTTACTGATTCAAGTTTAACTAATGGAAGCACAGTCTTTTATGGTAAAGCAGACGCAAAagtttcttcatcaaaagGTGGATTGTTTGGATTCTTGAAAAGAGATACTCAAAACAACGAtgagaaagaagaatttatCGGTGTTGTACGTGAAAGTAACTCTGATAGTTTGAAATTATCCAAATATTTAACAATTGCATCATTATTTGCTTTGTATTTGGTAATTATGTga
- a CDS encoding epsin (Ortholog(s) have phosphatidylinositol-4,5-bisphosphate binding activity, role in actin cortical patch assembly, actin filament organization, endocytosis and actin cortical patch, mating projection tip localization), with product MSKLVRSIKNVAGGYSSAQRVVRNATSNDPTGPTTFDMEEISSFTYQSQTEFMEVMDMLDRRLNDKGKNWRHVAKSLTVLDYLVRYGSDKCVLWAKDNLYIIKTLREFVHFDETNNDQGAIIRVKAKELVSLLRDDERLKQERANAKKNKRYRSYDDDDGDGGDDFDSDRRRRNRDERPRRDEPYDAELQRALELSRITAEEEQNRNREEENDPELEAAIKLSLEEEEMRKQNNNLLDLNDETPPQQPQYYLATGFYQQQPQFYAQQPQSQQFQQYDMFGNPIQNPMDTGLYNQQAYYQQPQQQQQQQQFQPNQFTGFNYGQPQQPQAQPEPLQPLKTGSNNPFAMSSGSDNTNKPPTQSLNSLAEQQQQQQQQQPQFFTQPTTAPLKQQNTSSSRFNETHELNDLLTQGTGLDTFGNTGDTRIPHQHTKTQNFINSSGTGYKQTGNEPIRLSSNATGNPFLNTGIGYQGATQQQVPQQQVPQINPAYTGYGFGNAQPQQHQQYQQQQQSRNGNDGPSLIDI from the coding sequence atgtCAAAGCTTGTACGCTCAATTAAGAATGTTGCTGGGGGATATTCCTCTGCTCAACGAGTTGTTAGAAATGCCACTTCCAATGACCCCACTGGACCCACCACGTTTGATATGGAAgaaatatcatcatttaCATACCAATCACAAACAGAATTTATGGAAGTTATGGATATGTTAGATCGTCGTCTTAATGATAAAGGTAAAAATTGGAGACATGTGGCCAAATCATTGACGGTATTGGATTATCTAGTTCGTTATGGATCGGACAAATGTGTGTTATGGGCCAAAGACAATCTTTACATTATTAAAACTTTAAGAGAATTTGTTCATTTCGATGAAACAAACAATGATCAAGGTGCGATTATTAGAGTTAAAGCTAAGGAATTGGTATCACTTTTGAGAGACGATGAGCGATTAAAACAAGAGCGTGCTAATGctaaaaagaataaacGTTATAGAAgttatgatgatgatgatggtgatggtggtgatgattttgattctgacagaagaagaagaaatagaGACGAACGTCCAAGAAGAGACGAGCCTTATGATGCTGAACTACAACGAGCATTAGAATTATCAAGAATAACTgctgaagaagaacaaaatCGTAATAGAGAAGAAGAGAATGATCCTGAATTGGAAGCAGCCATTAAATTGtcattagaagaagaagaaatgagaaaacaaaataacaatttattggatttgaatgatgaaacaccaccacaacaacctCAATATTATTTAGCAACCGGATtctatcaacaacaaccacaattTTATGCCCAGCAACCTCAATCGCAACAATTCCAACAATATGATATGTTTGGGAACCCAATACAGAATCCAATGGACACAGGATTATATAATCAACAGGCCtattatcaacaaccacaacagcagcaacaacaacaacagtttCAACCAAACCAGTTTACTGGTTTTAACTATGgacaaccacaacaaccacaagCGCAACCAGAACCTTTACAACCATTGAAAACAGGATCCAATAATCCATTTGCCATGTCTTCTGGGTCAGACAATACCAACAAGCCACCAACTCAATCCTTAAACAGTTTAGCTgaacagcaacaacagcaacagcagcagcaaccACAATTTTTTACTCAGCCAACTACTGCTCCActcaaacaacaaaacacatcatcatcaaggTTTAATGAAACTCATGAGttgaatgatttattaactCAAGGAACTGGATTAGATACATTCGGTAACACTGGAGATACTAGAATCCCACATCAACATACAAAGACacaaaattttataaattcaaGTGGAACTGGATATAAACAAACTGGTAATGAACCAATTAGATTAAGTTCTAATGCTACAGGTAATCCATTTCTTAATACTGGTATTGGATATCAAGGTGCTACACAACAGCAAGTGCCACAACAGCAAGTGCCACAAATCAATCCTGCTTATACTGGGTATGGATTTGGTAACGCTCAACCTCAACAACACCAGcaataccaacaacaacaacaatcacgTAATGGTAATGATGGCCCAAGTTTAATAGATATTTAA
- the ESC4 gene encoding Esc4p (Protein similar to S. cerevisiae Esc4; a protein that represses transposition; transposon mutation affects filamentation; rat catheter biofilm repressed), with the protein MFQNCNFLIIKSKQLTQDKDLSQLLLANNVANIYIKDDFDNSKNYMDPPKITHIISNTIDFIEHDLAIKSMIPIVTPSWVYDSISSQKMQNIRTYNPDPAYFFKDCFICCADNLPPGDKELIYAAAQAFGGGYLDNITKYTTHLIAMDISNEKSILASSIIHDDDDNDSNGDMPNIKIVLPHWIDHCITMGKKLNEDNYLLPDAKILHDESNDVLKNEILPEILNDSLPPQNELDSELQFFKNKKFYINSDFNLSQRSSNAIKFVIERHGGSIIKKFDVSEIDIYLGKYRQGDTYKKSCASNRIIVGNLQWLYFILASKSWTLPLNSNILYYPQPSTPLDGLQGLKISITNYSGEARSYLSKLITIMGGVFTKTLTRDNDYLVCGKAEGKKFDAALNKWVDSEGNSEIKVVNHLWLEDCYVQWHKVDSSLDKYKNFGDESIGMEPWVGRAHLDQEVLKQWYEDEEKTASNSSGNIDDSMSEDESTQSRRGATTKEQLDHSQTSEPVNVEEKNIVTPSSSQPANQPVSPISTTSNKTVKSTTETTPELNLSSQTQKEFSRESSSSPIIATKSLSSRYGERSAAKKATAKLHDNMSDLIAYQEMTKSSRKMKSYMDQLEGSLTPSKKRKHSEDQEEQEDEDEDENDEHGDEIEELSQSDFLKTKKKTQYHIIAIMSGCEQIIELSKSDIQKLRTIGIKIVNDIDNNTSLNTLIAPKILRTEKFLRSLSKVDKIIHPNYLVNIINHISSKGDTETVFKEYRIDDYSLDKVNKNTNLELGYSTNSKFINGMQILLCHNDKKGKLFQGMNFNLSSNLNGGIDVISRVLKDHGMNKYKEIKTPNNLSKSLIKTNYKSDEKIILIANKKKDTKLINNFKKSVKSGIILEWDWCVKSIFKMELQDFKKFQI; encoded by the coding sequence ATGTTTCAGAATTGTAATTTCttaataatcaaatcaaagcAATTAACTCAAGACAAAGATCTATCTCAATTATTACTTGCAAATAATGTTGCCAATATTTATATCAAAGATGATTTTGACAATTCTAAAAATTATATGGACCCACCGAAAATAACTCACATAATATCTaatacaattgatttcattgaaCATGATCTAGCgataaaatcaatgattCCAATAGTGACACCTTCTTGGGTTTATGATTCAATTAGTAGTCAAAAAATGCAAAATATTAGAACTTATAATCCCGACCCAgcatattttttcaaagattGTTTTATATGTTGTGCTGACAACTTGCCTCCAGGtgataaagaattgatttatgCAGCAGCTCAAGCATTTGGAGGAGGGTATTTGGATAATATCACGAAATATACTACACATTTGATAGCCATGGATATATctaatgaaaaatcaattttggcATCGAGTATTATtcatgatgatgatgataatgatagtAATGGAGATATGCccaatattaaaattgttttacCGCATTGGATTGATCATTGTATAACCATGggcaaaaaattgaatgaagataattatttattaccaGATGCAAAAATATTACATGATGAATCCAATGATgtgttgaaaaatgaaatattaccagaaattttaaatgattcTTTACCTCCTCAAAATGAACTTGATTCTGAattacaatttttcaaaaacaaaaaattttatataaattctgatttcaatttatctcAACGATCATCTAATGCAATAAAATTTGTAATTGAAAGACATGGTGGTCTGATCataaagaaatttgatGTCAgtgaaattgatatttatttGGGTAAATATCGACAAGGTGATACTTATAAAAAAAGTTGTGCTAGTAATAGAATCATTGTGGGGAATTTACAATGGctatattttattttggcATCTAAAAGTTGGACTCTAcctttaaattcaaatatctTATATTATCCTCAACCATCAACACCTCTCGATGGTTTGCAAGggttgaaaatttcaattacaAATTACAGTGGAGAAGCTAGGTCGTATTTAAGTAAACTAATCACTATAATGGGAGGTGTTTTCACGAAAACTCTAACCAGAGACAATGATTATCTTGTGTGTGGGAAAGCTGAAGggaaaaaatttgatgCCGCTTTGAATAAATGGGTTGATTCTGAAGGTAACCTGGAAATTAAAGTTGTAAACCATTTGTGGTTGGAAGATTGTTATGTTCAATGGCACAAGGTTGATAGCAGTCTTgacaaatataaaaattttggtgATGAGTCAATTGGAATGGAACCATGGGTTGGACGTGCTCATTTGGACCAAGaagttttgaaacaatggtatgaagatgaagagaAAACTGCTAGCAATAGCTCAGGAAACATTGATGATAGTATGAGTGAAGACGAATCTACCCAAAGTCGAAGAGGTGCTACTACCAAAGAACAATTGGATCACTCTCAAACATCTGAACCTGTGAACGTTGAGGAAAAGAATATTGTCACCCCGTCATCACTGCAACCAGCAAATCAACCAGTATCtccaatatcaacaacttcCAACAAGACTGTTAAATCAACTACTGAAACCACACCAGAATTGAACTTGCTGCTGCAAACACAAAAAGAGTTTTCTCGTgaatcttcatcatcacctATAATAGCAACAAAAAGTCTTTCTTCTAGATATGGAGAACGATCTGCTGCTAAAAAGGCAACTGCCAAACTTCATGACAATATGTCTGATTTGATTGCTTATCAAGAAATGACAAAGAGTAGTCGTAAGATGAAAAGTTATATGGATCAATTAGAAGGATCATTGACACCTCTGAAGAAACGGAAGCATAGCGAGGAccaagaagaacaagaagacGAAGACGAAGATGAAAACGATGAGCATggtgatgaaattgaagaattgagtCAATctgattttttgaaaacaaagaaaaagactCAATATCACATCATTGCCATAATGTCAGGTTGTGAACAAATCATTGAATTGAGTAAATCAGATATACAAAAATTAAGAACCATTGGTATTAAAATCGTTAATGATATCGATAACAATACTTCACTCAATACATTAATAGCACCCAAAATATTACGAACcgaaaaatttttaagaAGTTTAAGTAAAGTTGATAAAATCATTCATCCAAATTATTTagtcaatattattaatcatATATCATCAAAGGGGGATACCGAAACCGTGTTTAAAGAATATCgaattgatgattattCATTAGATAAAGtcaataaaaatacaaatttaGAATTAGGATACTCGACAAATTCgaaatttattaatggtATGCAAATATTACTTTGtcataatgataaaaaagGTAAATTATTTCAAGGAatgaatttcaatttatctaGTAATTTAAATGGTGGAATTGATGTTATATCTCGAGTTTTAAAAGATCATGgaatgaataaatataaagaaattaaaactccaaataatttatcaaaatcattaatcaaAACCAACTACAAAagtgatgaaaaaataattttaatagctaataagaaaaaagatactaaattgattaataattttaaaaaatcagTTAAATCTGGTATAATTTTAGAATGGGATTGGTGtgttaaatcaatatttaaaatggaattacaagattttaaaaaatttcagATATGA
- the CLB2 gene encoding B-type cyclin (B-type mitotic cyclin (cyclin-dependent protein kinase regulatory subunit); essential; required for wild-type mitotic exit; role in cell polarization; interacts with catalytic subunit Cdk1; Spider biofilm repressed), whose protein sequence is MPQVTKTNNENEFRLTRSKVQHQESISTIKNTTISNSQHKQQTQQQISSPPQVSVTSSEGVSHVNTRQYLGDVSNQYITNAKPTNKRKPLGGDNAPLQKQQHRPSRPIPIASDNNNNGSTSSSSNSSNNNNNDANRLASLAVPSRLPQKRQATESSTNLVEKLRVPQPEVGERSQSYHKKSRLIDYEWQDLDEEDSDDQLMVSEYVNEIFSYYYELETRMLPDPQYLFKQTLLKPRMRSILVDWLVEMHLKFKLLPESLFLAVNVMDRFMSVEVVQIDKLQLLATAALFTAAKYEEVFSPSVKNYAYFTDGSYTPEEVVQAEKYMLTILNFDLNYPNPMNFLRRISKADDYDVQSRTLGKYLLEITIVDYKFIGMRPSLCCASAMYLARLILGKLPVWNGNLIHYSGGYRISDMRECIELMFQYLIAPIEHDEFFKKYAMRKFMRASTLCRNWAKKFQASGRDLFDERLSTHRLTLEDDDEEEEIVVAEAEE, encoded by the coding sequence ATGCCACAAGTCACTAAaactaataatgaaaatgagTTTAGACTTACTAGATCAAAAGTACAGCATCAAGAGTCGATAAGTACCATCAAAAATACCACCATATCCAATTCTCAGcataaacaacaaacacaacaacaaatttcaTCACCACCTCAAGTCTCTGTAACATCATCTGAAGGAGTTTCACATGTCAATACACGTCAATATTTGGGTGatgtttcaaatcaatacaTAACAAATGCCaaaccaacaaataaaagaaaaccaTTGGGTGGAGACAATGCCCCTctacaaaaacaacagcATAGACCATCTAGACCAATACCCATTGCCAGtgataacaacaataatggtAGTACCAGTAGCAGTAGTAACAgtagcaacaacaataacaacgaCGCAAATAGACTAGCATCTTTGGCAGTTCCATCTCGATTACCCCAAAAACGACAAGCTACTGAATCGTCGACAAATTTAGTAGAGAAATTAAGAGTACCACAACCAGAAGTAGGGGAAAGAAGTCAGTCATACCATAAGAAATCAcgtttaattgattatgaatGGCAGGATttggatgaagaagatagTGACGACCAATTAATGGTTAGTGAATATGTTAACGAAATATTTTCGTACTATTACGAATTAGAAACACGAATGTTACCTGATCCGCAATATCTTTTCAAACAAACATTGTTAAAACCAAGAATGAGATCGATATTGGTTGATTGGCTTGTTGAAATGCATTTAAAATTCAAGTTATTACCTGAATCACTTTTTTTGGCAGTCAATGTAATGGATAGATTCATGTCTGTTGAAGTGGTTCAAATAGATAAATTACAATTATTGGCTACAGCAGCTTTATTTACTGCTGCCAAATATGAAGAAGTATTTTCTCCCCTGGTTAAAAATTATGCATATTTCACTGATGGTTCATATACTCCAGAAGAAGTGGTACAAGCAGAAAAATACATGCTTACCATTCTTAactttgatttgaattacCCCAATCCAATGAATTTCTTGAGGAGAATTTCTAAAGctgatgattatgatgtCCAATCAAGAACGCTAGGAAAATATCTTTTGGAAATCACTATAGTTGATTACAAATTTATTGGTATGAGACCATCTTTATGTTGTGCCCTGGCCATGTATTTAGCAAGACTAATATTGGGCAAATTGCCAGTTTGGAATGggaatttgattcattataGTGGAGGTTATAGAATCAGTGATATGAGAGAATGTATCGAATTAATGTTTCAATATCTTATTGCTCCAATAGAACatgatgaatttttcaaaaaatatgCCATGAGAAAATTTATGAGAGCAAGTACTCTTTGTCGAAATTGGGCTAAAAAATTCCAAGCATCAGGAAGAGATTTGTTTGATGAACGATTATCGACCCATAGGCTAACattagaagatgatgacgaagaagaagaaatagtGGTAGCAGAAGCAGAAGAGTAA
- a CDS encoding uncharacterized protein (Has domain(s) with predicted sequence-specific DNA binding, transcription factor activity, sequence-specific DNA binding activity and role in regulation of transcription, DNA-templated) → MEDSTEDIIKSFTLEQSPEIKPKPKSKTSDLTDIVYAMDDDSIKMKKFTIFDDKYDQNISDSEHDLTPIKRKRQSAQSAPPPPATKFSSSIPQKPTLSPKKLATSPTKNYTDHINQLRSGPNSPKKYQDDENIRSLKYEIKRLKQEQNLKLENLQHKIDYLTNERDELQNQLTSMSFENDKLTKKNRSLSHENNHLTLENSKLKTKEYSNEELQSENNKLQRVNSTLRNERDELVKDFNITRDKLKKYYDLYLHCQKAHAKEMKKRIEVDGDKPISDKPMADNSTNQELVDVLKKLSEMMIEQKKISEPSAAVEKDTTSEDKTPPIPNTANSSDTPRMVSDFLEDFIKRVFEEMSSNNKNTLSPKQAINSQTYSQPNNFSNNTVPPSQSAAYNPSNSQPAPPPQPATNFYSSSTPNTNGYNQSSQSDERPETFELPHVAKDHWLQRPTSERSTQSTKYMKMDPEDIRKLVSVITDQLKKEQKSEKPSNVVEMETPVEKCQCCHGNPRNVTDTNNNQKLCQSCLNKGDFTMSEFMGRSN, encoded by the coding sequence ATGGAAGATTCAACTGAAGATATAATTAAAAGTTTTACTCTTGAACAATCACCAGAAATAAAACCTAAACctaaatcaaaaacttCAGATTTAACAGATATAGTCTATGCTATGGATGACGACCTgataaagatgaaaaagTTTACGATATTCGACGACAAGTATGATCAGAATATTAGTGATTCAGAACACGATTTAACACCAATCAAAAGAAAGCGTCAATCAGCACAATCGGCACCACCACCGCCAGCAACAAAGTTTTCGTCATCAATCCCACAAAAACCTACTTTGCTGCCCAAGAAATTGGCAACttcaccaacaaaaaactACACTGATCACATCAATCAATTACGATCAGGTCCAAATAGTCCTAAGAAATAtcaagatgatgaaaatatcCGATCATTAAAGtatgaaatcaaaagattaaaacaagaacagaatttaaaattggaaaatttacaacataaaattgattatttaacTAATGAACGAGATgaattacaaaatcaacttACTTCAATGTcgtttgaaaatgataagTTGACTAAAAAGAATCGTTCACTTTCTCATGAGAATAATCATTTGACTTTGGAAAActcaaaattgaaaactaaaGAATATTCAAATGAGGAACTACAACTGgagaataataaattacaaaGAGTAAATAGCACATTGAGAAATGAGCGGGATGAATTGGTCAAAGATTTCAACATAACTAGAGATaagttgaagaaatattATGATTTATATCTACACTGTCAAAAAGCTCATGctaaagaaatgaaaaagaggATAGAAGTAGATGGGGATAAGCCAATATCTGATAAACCAATGGCAGATAACTCAACTAATCAGGAATTAGTCGAtgtattgaaaaaactaTCAGAAATGATGATAgagcaaaagaaaatactGGAACCCAGTGCAGctgttgaaaaagataCAACAAGTGAAGATAAGACACCACCTATACCCAACACAGCCAACTCAAGCGATACACCACGTATGGTTTCAGACTTTTTAGAAGATTTCATTAAGAGGGTTTTCGAAGAAATGCTGTCCAATAATAAGAATACGCTATCTCCTAAACAAGCTATTAACTCACAAACTTATTCTCAAccaaacaatttttcaaataatactGTACCTCCTTCTCAATCTGCTGCATATAATCCTTCGAATAGTCAACCAgctccaccaccacaaccagCAACTAATTTCTATAGCTCTTCAACACCTAATACAAATGGTTACAATCAGTCACTGCAGTCAGATGAGCGACCAGAGACATTTGAATTGCCTCATGTTGCAAAAGATCATTGGCTACAAAGACCCACTAGTGAACGATCTACCCAATCTACAAAATATATGAAGATGGATCCGGAAGACATAAGGAAATTGGTACTGGTTATAActgatcaattgaaaaaagaacaaaagaGTGAAAAACCATCAAATGTTGTGGAAATGGAGACCCCAGTGGAAAAATGTCAATGTTGTCATGGTAATCCAAGAAATGTTACTGacactaataataatcagaAACTATGTCAGAGTTGTTTGAATAAAGGTGATTTCACAATGTCGGAATTTATGGGTCGTTCTAACTga
- the APT1 gene encoding adenine phosphoribosyltransferase (Adenine phosphoribosyltransferase; flucytosine induced; repressed by nitric oxide; protein level decreased in stationary phase yeast cultures) produces the protein MSDRVLEINALAKELKANLKQFPNFPKEGILFEDFLPIFTKPDLFNKLVKAFKLHVGEQKIDYVIGLESRGFLFGPTLALALNAGFVPVRKPGKLPGPTFKVEFQKEYGSDEFEIQQDVIPKGAKVLIVDDILATGGSAFGAGELAKKTGAEIVEYLFVMELDFLKGRDKLDAPVYTLFGGQEEKFTE, from the coding sequence ATGTCTGATAGAGTATTAGAAATCAATGCCTTGGCCAAAGAATTGAAGGCTAACTTGAAACAATTCCCTAACTTCCCAAAAGAAGgaattttatttgaagatttCTTACCAATTTTCACTAAGCCAGActtgtttaataaattagtCAAAGCTTTCAAATTACACGTTGGCGAACAAAAAATCGATTATGTCATTGGGTTAGAAAGTAGAggatttttatttggtcCAACTTTAGCTTTGGCTTTGAATGCTGGGTTTGTTCCAGTTAGAAAACCAGGTAAATTACCAGGTCCTACCTTCAAAGTCGAATTCCAAAAAGAATACGGTTCTGATGAATTCGAAATCCAACAGGACGTTATCCCTAAGGGTGCAAAAGTTTTGATTGTCGATGATATTTTAGCTACTGGTGGAAGTGCTTTTGGTGCTGGTGAATTGGCTAAGAAAACAGGAGcagaaattgttgaatacTTGTTTGTCATGGAATTGGATTTCTTAAAAGGTAGAGATAAGTTAGATGCTCCAGTGTATACTTTGTTTGGTggacaagaagaaaagtttACTGAGTAA